Proteins co-encoded in one Candidatus Thiodictyon syntrophicum genomic window:
- the pbpC gene encoding penicillin-binding protein 1C has protein sequence MKPCNALVGGPAAQAAGGRFACRLWWTLSGAALLALGAWLVLTVLVAGTPAPNLAVPTSTVVLDREDRLLRPFTVDGGRWRLPLDPAAVDPRFVALLLAMEDRRFYAHPGVDPLALVRAAAQLVRRGHIVSGGSTLTMQLARLLDGGATRSPGGKVRQALGALALERVADKGQILNAYLTVAPYGGNLEGLRAGSLAWLGKEPGRLSDAEAALLVALPQAPEARRPDRHPAAARRARDRVLGRALALGLIDAPAAAAALREPVPARRRPFPMLAPHLGVRLAHEFPGRAVHRVTLDAGLQGRLETLATERAAAIDPRVSVAVLAADHGSGEVLAAVGSAGLFDGDRAGHVDMTRALRSPGSTLKPLIYGLAFESGIAHPESLIEDRPTAFAGYVPGNFDRSFQGTVTVRRALALSLNVPAVQLLDAVGPARLLARMRRAGATAVLAPGAPPGLAIGLGGLGLSLFDLVRIYGAIARGGEALDLHETRDGPAAAPGPRVLDARAAWYLSSILSAVPAPGDAAPQGISYKTGTSYGYRDAWAIGYDGRHVVGVWVGRPDGAPVPGLKGVEAAVPILLDCFARLGPRVPLPGAPPGVLTAATNALPATLRQARVRDAGVGAAPAGPEIAFPPDGARLDLGPDQADGTPATLALKVRNGYPPFTWFADGRPIGQEPFARTTQWRPAGPGYAAISVVDGRGRASRVRVYVR, from the coding sequence TTGAAGCCTTGCAATGCGTTGGTTGGCGGCCCCGCCGCGCAGGCCGCGGGCGGTCGCTTCGCCTGCCGCCTCTGGTGGACCCTCTCCGGCGCCGCCCTGCTGGCCCTGGGCGCCTGGCTCGTTCTCACCGTCCTGGTGGCCGGCACGCCCGCGCCGAACCTGGCGGTGCCGACCTCCACGGTGGTCCTGGACCGCGAGGACCGCCTGCTGCGCCCCTTCACCGTGGACGGCGGGCGCTGGCGCCTGCCGCTCGATCCGGCGGCGGTGGACCCGCGCTTCGTCGCGCTCCTGCTGGCGATGGAGGACCGGCGTTTCTATGCCCACCCCGGGGTCGATCCGCTGGCCCTGGTGCGGGCGGCGGCCCAACTGGTGCGGCGCGGGCACATCGTCTCGGGCGGGTCCACCCTGACCATGCAGCTCGCCCGGCTCTTGGACGGGGGCGCGACGCGTTCACCGGGCGGGAAGGTCCGGCAGGCCCTGGGCGCCCTGGCGCTGGAGCGGGTGGCGGACAAGGGGCAGATCCTGAATGCCTATCTGACGGTCGCCCCCTACGGCGGCAACCTGGAGGGGCTGCGCGCCGGGTCCCTCGCCTGGCTCGGCAAGGAGCCCGGGCGCCTGAGCGACGCCGAGGCGGCCCTCCTGGTCGCGCTGCCGCAGGCCCCGGAGGCGCGGCGGCCCGACCGTCATCCGGCCGCGGCGCGGCGCGCGCGCGACCGGGTGCTGGGGCGCGCCCTGGCACTGGGTCTGATCGATGCGCCGGCCGCCGCCGCCGCCCTCCGGGAGCCGGTCCCTGCCCGCCGGCGCCCCTTTCCCATGCTCGCCCCCCACCTGGGCGTGCGGCTGGCGCATGAGTTTCCCGGGCGTGCCGTCCACCGGGTGACCCTGGACGCCGGCCTGCAAGGCCGCCTGGAGACCCTGGCGACGGAGCGGGCGGCGGCCATCGACCCGCGGGTCTCGGTCGCCGTGCTGGCGGCCGACCACGGCAGCGGCGAGGTGCTGGCGGCGGTCGGGTCCGCCGGGCTCTTCGATGGGGACCGGGCCGGCCATGTGGATATGACCCGTGCCCTGCGCTCCCCGGGCTCCACGCTCAAGCCGCTGATCTACGGGCTCGCCTTCGAGTCGGGTATCGCCCACCCGGAGAGTCTCATCGAGGACCGGCCGACCGCCTTCGCGGGCTATGTGCCGGGCAACTTCGATCGCTCTTTCCAGGGGACCGTGACGGTGCGCCGGGCGCTCGCCCTGTCGCTCAATGTCCCGGCGGTGCAACTCCTGGACGCGGTGGGGCCGGCGCGCCTGCTCGCGCGGATGCGCCGCGCCGGTGCGACGGCGGTGCTGGCGCCGGGCGCGCCGCCGGGGCTCGCGATCGGGCTGGGGGGGCTGGGCCTGAGCCTGTTCGATCTGGTGCGGATCTACGGGGCCATCGCCCGCGGCGGGGAGGCGCTGGACCTGCACGAGACCCGGGACGGACCCGCCGCCGCCCCCGGGCCTCGGGTGCTGGACGCCCGCGCCGCCTGGTATCTCAGCTCGATCCTGTCCGCGGTCCCGGCCCCCGGTGACGCCGCGCCCCAGGGCATCAGCTACAAGACCGGGACCTCCTACGGCTACCGCGACGCCTGGGCCATTGGCTACGACGGTCGCCATGTCGTCGGGGTCTGGGTGGGCCGCCCGGACGGTGCCCCGGTCCCTGGCCTCAAGGGGGTCGAGGCGGCGGTCCCCATCCTGCTCGACTGCTTTGCGCGCCTGGGTCCCCGGGTGCCGCTGCCGGGCGCCCCCCCGGGGGTGTTGACGGCCGCCACCAATGCCCTGCCGGCGACGCTGCGCCAGGCGCGGGTGCGCGATGCCGGGGTGGGCGCCGCCCCCGCCGGACCCGAGATCGCCTTCCCGCCCGACGGGGCCCGGCTGGACCTGGGCCCGGATCAGGCCGACGGCACCCCCGCCACCCTGGCGCTCAAGGTCCGCAACGGCTATCCGCCCTTTACCTGGTTCGCCGACGGGCGGCCGATCGGGCAGGAGCCCTTTGCCCGCACCACCCAGTGGCGGCCGGCTGGCCCCGGTTACGCCGCCATTTCGGTCGTCGATGGGCGCGGCCGTGCGAGCCGCGTGCGGGTCTATGTACGGTAG
- a CDS encoding type II toxin-antitoxin system RelE/ParE family toxin, whose protein sequence is MTYCFHPAAEAEYLECIAWYESKRPGLGFTYLAEFERVMAVVCESPRRYSVEKGPDVRRIGMKRFPYNVLYRETAGAVQVLAVSHHRRRPQYWLGRL, encoded by the coding sequence ATGACCTACTGCTTCCACCCGGCCGCGGAAGCAGAATATCTTGAGTGCATCGCCTGGTATGAGTCAAAGCGGCCGGGGCTCGGTTTCACGTACCTGGCCGAGTTCGAGCGCGTCATGGCGGTCGTGTGCGAATCGCCGCGCAGATATTCCGTTGAAAAAGGCCCGGACGTCCGACGTATCGGTATGAAGCGATTTCCCTATAACGTGTTGTACCGCGAGACCGCGGGAGCGGTTCAGGTGTTGGCCGTGTCGCATCATCGGCGGCGTCCCCAGTATTGGTTGGGAAGGCTTTGA
- a CDS encoding class I SAM-dependent DNA methyltransferase has product MTPDEFIAAWKDNPLTERAGAQQWFSDLCDLLGVPKPRDADNYCFERGARKSGGGEGWADVWRRGCFGWENKKPGRDLNGALKQLTDYALNLESPPLLVVADRERIIIHTAFTGYPDEPREIRIHDLSDPAQREILRWVFTDPEKLKPTKSCQAITKEAATKFANLAETMRKRGEDWQRVAHFLVQCLFCLFAEDERLLPGDLFADLLKNAQGDPGKAAKRLGTLFAAMQSPHGEYGDHDIAWFNGGLFNTIDIPPLSPADLVELHSAARDMDWCAIDPTIFGTLFERGLDPAARAPLGAHYTDVDTIGKLIDPVVTQPLLLEWEAAQAIIQAGQGKKGPTRKARDAYQGFLLRLYEFRVLDPACGSGNFLYLALKALRDLEKRVQVEARDLGIPTTDEFLQTGPHNILGLEINEFAAELARVTVWIGDIQWCRRNGYQYSKDPILKPLDAIQHRDALINPDGTEAEWPVADVIVGNPPFLGDKKMLGGLGAQYVTRLRKRYDGRVPGGADLVTYWFEKARAQIAAGKTRYAGLVATNSIRGGANRKVLDRIVETGAIFNAWSDEPWINEGAAVRVSLVAFAATAAERPIVLDGNPIPAIYADLSGSTAEHENDLTGARVLSANLRAAIQGPTKGGAFDIPGVTARGWLLLPNIHGKPTSDVLKPWVNGLDVTRRHLDNWIIDFADMDEADASLYEAPFEHVRVCVFPARQGVARERRKRYWWQFNEPAPGLRAALSLVSRYIATPEVSKHRVFVWLNAATMPDKNLVVIVREDDATFGVLHSRPHRVWALKMGTSLENRPRYTSSSTFRTFPFPDGLTPADTKGPTEALESGAVLPTVAADRRAVAARIAEAAYSLNERRESWLNPKEWIERVPEVVPGYPDRIVPAPGHEAELKTRTLTNLYNKPPAWLNYAHQTLDAAVAAAYGWTDYTAQLPDEEILRRLLALNLQRPMPAEARKAIRPKAD; this is encoded by the coding sequence GCCAGGAAATCCGGCGGGGGCGAGGGCTGGGCGGATGTCTGGCGGCGGGGGTGTTTCGGCTGGGAAAACAAGAAGCCCGGCCGTGACCTGAACGGCGCGCTCAAGCAGCTCACGGACTATGCCCTGAATCTGGAGAGCCCGCCGCTGCTGGTCGTCGCCGACCGCGAGCGGATCATCATCCATACCGCCTTTACCGGCTACCCCGACGAACCCCGCGAAATCCGCATCCATGACCTGAGCGACCCCGCGCAGCGCGAGATTCTGCGCTGGGTCTTCACCGACCCCGAGAAACTCAAGCCCACCAAGTCGTGCCAAGCCATCACCAAGGAGGCCGCGACCAAGTTCGCCAACCTCGCCGAGACCATGCGCAAGCGGGGCGAGGATTGGCAGCGCGTGGCCCATTTCCTGGTACAGTGCCTGTTCTGTCTCTTCGCCGAGGATGAACGGCTGCTGCCGGGCGACCTCTTCGCCGATCTGCTGAAGAATGCACAAGGCGATCCGGGAAAGGCCGCCAAGCGCCTGGGTACGCTGTTCGCGGCGATGCAAAGCCCGCATGGTGAATATGGCGACCATGACATCGCCTGGTTCAACGGCGGGCTCTTCAATACCATCGACATCCCCCCGCTGTCGCCGGCCGACTTGGTTGAATTGCACTCCGCCGCGCGCGACATGGACTGGTGCGCGATCGACCCCACCATCTTCGGGACCCTGTTCGAGCGCGGGCTCGACCCGGCTGCCCGCGCACCCCTGGGCGCCCACTACACCGACGTCGACACGATCGGCAAGCTGATCGATCCGGTGGTGACCCAGCCCCTGCTGCTGGAGTGGGAAGCGGCTCAGGCCATCATCCAGGCGGGGCAAGGCAAAAAGGGGCCAACGCGTAAGGCCCGCGATGCCTATCAAGGATTTCTGCTGCGGCTCTATGAATTTCGGGTGTTGGACCCGGCCTGTGGGTCCGGGAACTTCCTCTACCTGGCCCTCAAGGCGCTCCGCGACCTGGAGAAGCGCGTCCAGGTGGAGGCCAGGGACCTTGGCATCCCGACCACGGATGAGTTTCTGCAGACCGGACCGCACAATATCCTGGGGCTGGAGATCAACGAGTTCGCCGCCGAACTGGCCCGCGTGACGGTGTGGATCGGCGATATTCAATGGTGCCGACGCAACGGCTACCAGTACAGCAAGGACCCCATCCTGAAGCCATTGGACGCGATCCAGCATCGGGATGCCTTGATCAACCCGGACGGCACCGAGGCCGAATGGCCGGTGGCCGATGTGATCGTGGGGAATCCGCCGTTTCTGGGTGACAAGAAGATGCTCGGCGGCTTGGGCGCGCAGTATGTGACACGGCTGCGCAAGCGCTACGATGGCCGAGTACCGGGCGGCGCCGACCTGGTGACCTATTGGTTCGAGAAGGCGCGGGCGCAGATTGCCGCGGGCAAGACGCGCTACGCCGGGCTGGTCGCCACCAACAGCATTCGCGGCGGGGCGAATCGCAAGGTCCTGGACCGCATCGTCGAGACCGGCGCCATCTTCAACGCCTGGTCGGATGAGCCTTGGATCAATGAGGGGGCGGCGGTGCGGGTGTCGCTGGTGGCCTTTGCTGCGACTGCCGCCGAGCGACCCATTGTACTTGACGGCAACCCCATCCCAGCCATCTACGCCGACCTATCAGGTTCAACCGCGGAGCACGAGAACGACCTAACTGGTGCGAGAGTGCTGTCCGCAAACCTGCGAGCGGCCATCCAGGGTCCGACAAAAGGTGGGGCCTTCGATATCCCTGGGGTAACGGCACGCGGCTGGCTCTTGCTACCAAACATTCACGGAAAGCCGACTTCCGACGTGCTCAAGCCGTGGGTCAACGGGCTCGATGTAACGCGCCGACACCTGGATAACTGGATCATCGATTTCGCCGACATGGACGAGGCGGATGCCAGCCTTTACGAGGCACCCTTTGAGCACGTCCGCGTTTGCGTATTTCCGGCACGACAAGGAGTCGCCCGCGAGCGTCGGAAACGTTACTGGTGGCAATTCAACGAACCAGCCCCCGGTTTACGCGCCGCCTTATCCCTCGTCAGTCGGTATATCGCCACGCCAGAAGTCTCGAAGCACCGCGTTTTCGTCTGGCTCAACGCTGCGACGATGCCTGACAAGAATCTCGTGGTCATCGTGCGTGAGGACGACGCAACGTTTGGCGTGCTGCACTCCCGGCCGCATAGAGTCTGGGCTCTCAAGATGGGTACAAGCCTAGAAAACCGTCCGCGCTACACCTCATCAAGCACATTCCGAACCTTCCCCTTCCCCGATGGCCTGACCCCGGCAGATACCAAGGGGCCGACCGAGGCCCTGGAGTCGGGCGCCGTCCTGCCGACCGTGGCGGCCGACCGGCGCGCGGTCGCCGCCAGGATTGCCGAAGCCGCTTACAGCCTGAACGAGCGTCGCGAAAGCTGGTTGAATCCAAAGGAGTGGATCGAGCGGGTCCCCGAGGTGGTCCCCGGCTATCCGGATCGGATCGTCCCCGCGCCAGGGCATGAGGCCGAGCTGAAGACGCGGACCCTCACCAACCTCTACAACAAACCGCCGGCCTGGCTCAACTACGCACACCAGACCCTTGATGCAGCAGTGGCAGCGGCCTACGGATGGACGGACTACACCGCGCAACTGCCCGACGAGGAGATTCTTCGCCGGTTGCTGGCGCTGAACCTCCAACGGCCCATGCCGGCGGAGGCCAGGAAGGCCATCCGGCCCAAGGCGGACTGA
- a CDS encoding addiction module protein, with protein MNLQEIERAALYLPEQERATLAQRLLLSLDLPSEAEVEDDWLAEARRRAVELDEGIVQPVSAAEVRRKAMALLR; from the coding sequence ATGAACCTGCAAGAAATTGAACGCGCGGCGCTCTATCTCCCGGAGCAGGAGCGGGCGACGCTCGCCCAAAGGCTACTGCTGAGTCTGGATCTTCCCTCAGAAGCCGAGGTCGAGGACGATTGGCTGGCGGAAGCCAGACGCAGGGCGGTGGAACTCGATGAAGGGATTGTGCAGCCGGTGTCGGCCGCCGAAGTCAGACGCAAGGCGATGGCGCTACTGCGATGA